A single genomic interval of Ketobacter sp. MCCC 1A13808 harbors:
- a CDS encoding outer membrane beta-barrel protein, whose amino-acid sequence MMDTRIALPSCSFLSCSFLLVTCISTAQAASYDHRDRAGSTDIALRLNYLEEESYSGPEGTKIEVQDEMGFGFGAMYNVDAHWAFGGSFDGSSSDYRATAIPDSDPSFVYFNQLDSYSINFDAIYYFLDNHITPYVTASIGWTEIDSNIPTGPGYPVCWWDWWGYYCDYHTPSKEEGGFNYKAGVGLRWDISRNFAVRGSYSYSEVDIDVAGNNPSNSIWRLEFVAPM is encoded by the coding sequence ATGATGGATACCCGTATAGCCCTTCCAAGCTGTTCTTTTTTAAGTTGTTCCTTTCTGTTAGTCACCTGTATCAGCACGGCTCAGGCCGCCAGTTACGACCACCGCGACCGCGCTGGCTCCACCGACATCGCCCTGCGTCTGAATTATCTTGAAGAAGAATCCTACTCCGGACCGGAGGGCACCAAAATCGAAGTTCAGGATGAAATGGGGTTTGGTTTCGGCGCTATGTATAACGTGGACGCGCATTGGGCTTTCGGTGGCAGTTTCGATGGCAGCAGCTCGGATTATCGTGCGACCGCCATACCCGACAGCGATCCTTCTTTTGTTTATTTTAATCAACTTGATTCATACAGCATAAATTTCGACGCTATTTATTATTTTCTGGATAACCACATCACGCCGTACGTTACTGCGTCCATCGGCTGGACTGAAATAGACTCCAATATTCCAACCGGGCCTGGATACCCGGTGTGCTGGTGGGATTGGTGGGGCTACTACTGCGACTACCACACGCCTAGCAAAGAAGAAGGCGGATTTAACTATAAAGCCGGAGTAGGACTACGCTGGGATATCAGCCGTAACTTTGCCGTTCGAGGCTCCTACAGCTATAGCGAAGTGGATATTGATGTGGCAGGCAACAACCCCAGTAATTCCATTTGGCGGCTGGAATTCGTCGCGCCCATGTAA